From a region of the Dickeya poaceiphila genome:
- a CDS encoding helix-turn-helix transcriptional regulator produces the protein MVQIEENKKNRLIRLPEVIRRTGFGKTWIYELIKAGRFPTQVKTGVRAVAFIESEIDSWIDNAISQSRNASK, from the coding sequence ATGGTTCAAATCGAAGAAAATAAAAAAAACCGCCTTATTCGTTTACCGGAAGTAATAAGAAGAACAGGATTTGGTAAGACGTGGATTTATGAACTTATCAAAGCCGGACGTTTTCCTACACAGGTAAAAACGGGTGTAAGAGCAGTAGCTTTTATCGAAAGTGAGATTGATTCGTGGATTGATAACGCAATTTCACAATCACGTAATGCATCTAAATAA
- the mobQ gene encoding MobQ family relaxase: MAIFHLEFKIVKRSEGMSSCRKAAYHARCRITDDRTGNTYDFSHRTDLFHHLILAPVSAPADIVENSSSLWNEVERVERQKDGQTARYFDVAIPCELDNEDKIKLVVEYCQENFVDKGMIADIAFHDLGGNNPHAHVMLTLKPITADGFGKKERSWNDKKNVILWREAWSALANRYLEASGVSERIDHRSIEAQHNEALEHAAITLDAEEKALWLAKATATSRPAMQRIHRAKWNSRSVQEKRAAEQAVRDEMIKEAQATYSVFKDLDLQIVVDLRSFTVSQLPEPLEIVLPEIQPRTEFSETGSQSASSEDQKPVLVAPAPHTRTKLKTPSSSTARAVKRAPVKSKRKQVKPRQDGIFKRFTLLVVEYIREKFVWARKKPAPVSVEADHDKRIAENYVFDEVQGIYIPRAEYERRARFNSDTYSPTPDEIRRFPSRPVKSVQPDDDLDYIPTLSSGKKPLLPKLRPHNYHNE; this comes from the coding sequence ATGGCGATATTTCATCTGGAGTTTAAAATTGTGAAACGTTCTGAGGGTATGTCTTCCTGCAGGAAGGCAGCCTATCATGCACGTTGCAGAATAACAGATGATCGCACTGGCAATACCTACGATTTCAGCCACCGAACAGATTTATTCCATCATCTGATATTAGCGCCTGTTTCCGCACCTGCTGATATTGTCGAAAACTCAAGCTCCTTGTGGAACGAAGTTGAAAGGGTTGAGCGTCAGAAAGACGGTCAAACAGCCCGTTATTTTGATGTGGCTATTCCCTGTGAATTGGACAATGAAGACAAGATAAAACTGGTTGTTGAATACTGTCAGGAAAATTTCGTCGATAAAGGAATGATTGCCGATATAGCCTTCCACGATTTGGGTGGCAATAATCCCCACGCACATGTAATGTTGACATTAAAACCAATCACCGCTGATGGCTTTGGTAAAAAAGAAAGGAGCTGGAACGACAAGAAAAACGTAATACTGTGGCGTGAAGCGTGGTCTGCTCTTGCCAATCGCTATCTTGAAGCATCAGGCGTGTCAGAACGTATTGATCATCGTTCTATTGAGGCTCAACATAATGAAGCACTCGAACATGCTGCTATCACCTTGGATGCAGAAGAAAAAGCACTATGGCTTGCCAAAGCAACAGCAACCAGCCGCCCGGCAATGCAACGTATTCATCGTGCCAAATGGAACAGTCGAAGCGTTCAGGAAAAACGTGCTGCTGAACAGGCTGTTCGTGATGAGATGATAAAGGAAGCACAGGCCACATATAGTGTCTTCAAAGATTTGGATCTTCAGATCGTTGTTGACCTCAGAAGCTTTACCGTGTCGCAGCTTCCTGAACCTCTTGAAATCGTCTTACCTGAAATACAACCTCGAACAGAGTTCTCTGAGACAGGTTCACAGTCAGCATCATCAGAAGACCAAAAGCCTGTTCTGGTTGCCCCTGCGCCTCATACACGCACCAAATTGAAAACCCCATCCTCTTCAACGGCCAGAGCGGTTAAACGCGCTCCTGTTAAAAGTAAGAGAAAGCAGGTTAAACCCCGTCAGGACGGTATTTTTAAACGTTTCACTTTGCTGGTAGTGGAATATATAAGAGAAAAATTTGTCTGGGCCAGAAAGAAACCAGCTCCTGTTTCCGTTGAAGCTGATCACGATAAGCGTATTGCTGAAAACTATGTGTTTGATGAGGTGCAGGGGATCTATATTCCACGTGCTGAGTATGAAAGACGCGCAAGGTTTAACAGTGACACTTATAGTCCAACACCTGATGAAATAAGACGTTTTCCAAGTCGTCCGGTTAAGTCAGTACAGCCTGATGATGATCTTGACTACATACCTACGCTTTCTAGTGGCAAAAAACCGCTATTGCCTAAACTTAGACCGCATAATTATCATAATGAGTAA
- a CDS encoding H-NS family histone-like protein → MIDEFHVMFMYRKIQTEAATTDLKTLNQLLKKFRKVVAERREEYYQEIGEKKARKHKMKRLQKLLEKMESDRISPEDLYC, encoded by the coding sequence ATGATTGATGAATTCCACGTTATGTTTATGTACAGAAAAATCCAAACTGAAGCCGCTACGACAGACCTTAAAACCCTGAACCAACTGTTGAAGAAGTTCCGCAAGGTTGTAGCAGAGCGGCGGGAAGAATACTATCAGGAGATTGGTGAGAAGAAAGCACGCAAACATAAGATGAAAAGATTACAGAAGCTGCTTGAAAAAATGGAAAGTGACCGTATTTCGCCAGAAGATCTTTATTGCTGA
- a CDS encoding GIY-YIG nuclease family protein: MCAHEIYSSPAELYWHKPINLVEINYNRKHELIYQIPESYGIYIFHRRYAEFGEALYIGKASNLRRRISQELNAKELIEHVRDAKRGAKLLSFAEIKMHGNCNKDKCIDDIESALIELSMNRGDHLFNTKKTKVHIQEVTSLGEKPSFLEKKLYMYQ, from the coding sequence ATGTGTGCGCACGAAATATACTCAAGCCCAGCCGAACTATACTGGCATAAGCCAATAAATCTTGTCGAAATCAACTACAACCGAAAACACGAACTGATATATCAAATACCGGAAAGTTATGGTATTTATATTTTCCATCGGCGTTATGCTGAATTCGGCGAGGCATTATACATTGGCAAGGCTTCTAATTTAAGGAGAAGGATATCTCAAGAGTTAAATGCCAAAGAGCTGATTGAGCATGTGAGAGATGCGAAAAGAGGAGCTAAGCTATTATCTTTTGCAGAAATAAAAATGCATGGTAATTGCAATAAAGATAAGTGTATCGATGATATAGAAAGTGCTCTGATAGAATTATCTATGAACAGAGGTGACCATCTATTTAATACTAAAAAAACAAAAGTACACATTCAAGAGGTAACGTCACTAGGAGAGAAACCATCATTTTTAGAAAAAAAATTATATATGTATCAATAA
- a CDS encoding tyrosine-type recombinase/integrase, with product MSLNDSKIRNVKSLAKPFKVSDSHGLYLLVNPGGSRLWYLKYRINGKESRLGLGAYPDVSLAEARQQRDGIRKLLAQNINPAHQRAAKKAPRSPEKSFRDVALDWHKSNRTWSENHAARLLASMNNHIFPVIGHLPVTELNPRHFISLLKGIEKKGLLEVASRTRQHLCNIMRHAVHQELIENNPAASLDGIIAPSVKRHYPALPLEQLPELLTQIEDYQQGRELTRLAVSLTLHLFIRSSELRFARWSEIDFRNHIWTIPATREAIPGVRYSGRGAKMRTPHIVPLSRQSISILKQIRNISGHQVLVFPGDHNPYKPMCENTVNKALRLMGYDTKNDICGHGFRAMACSALMESGMWSQDAVERQMSHQERNSVRAAYIHKAEYLDARKAMMQWWSDYLDMNRERYVAPYVYAQECREREVNRITG from the coding sequence ATGTCTCTTAATGATTCAAAAATCCGCAACGTAAAATCCTTAGCAAAACCTTTCAAAGTATCTGATTCACACGGTTTGTACCTGCTGGTTAATCCCGGTGGTTCGCGTCTCTGGTATCTCAAATATCGCATCAACGGAAAAGAATCCCGTCTTGGCTTAGGTGCTTACCCCGATGTGTCGCTGGCTGAGGCGCGTCAACAGCGTGACGGCATCCGTAAACTGCTGGCGCAGAATATCAACCCCGCACACCAGCGAGCGGCAAAAAAAGCACCCCGCTCACCAGAAAAATCATTCAGGGACGTAGCGCTGGACTGGCACAAGAGCAACCGGACATGGTCGGAGAACCATGCCGCCCGTCTGCTTGCCAGCATGAACAACCATATCTTTCCGGTCATCGGGCACCTGCCTGTTACGGAGCTGAACCCCCGTCATTTCATCAGCCTGCTGAAAGGCATCGAGAAAAAAGGGCTGCTGGAAGTGGCGTCCCGTACCCGGCAGCACCTGTGCAACATCATGCGCCATGCCGTGCATCAGGAACTGATTGAAAATAATCCGGCGGCCAGTCTGGACGGTATTATCGCCCCATCTGTTAAACGCCACTACCCTGCCCTGCCGCTGGAGCAACTACCGGAACTGTTGACTCAGATTGAGGACTACCAGCAAGGACGGGAATTAACCCGGCTGGCCGTATCGCTCACCCTGCATCTGTTTATCCGCTCCAGCGAACTGCGTTTTGCCCGCTGGTCGGAAATTGATTTCAGAAACCACATCTGGACTATTCCCGCCACCCGTGAAGCTATCCCCGGCGTGCGTTATTCCGGGCGTGGCGCGAAAATGCGTACCCCGCATATCGTTCCCCTCTCCCGTCAGTCCATCTCTATTTTGAAACAGATACGGAACATATCCGGGCATCAGGTGCTGGTATTCCCCGGTGATCACAATCCATATAAGCCGATGTGCGAAAACACGGTCAATAAAGCGTTGCGTCTGATGGGTTATGACACCAAAAATGACATCTGCGGCCACGGATTTCGGGCAATGGCTTGCAGCGCCCTGATGGAATCCGGCATGTGGTCACAAGATGCAGTTGAGCGCCAGATGAGCCATCAGGAACGCAACAGCGTGCGAGCGGCGTACATCCATAAAGCGGAATATCTGGATGCCCGAAAAGCGATGATGCAATGGTGGTCTGATTATCTGGATATGAACCGGGAAAGATACGTTGCACCCTATGTTTATGCGCAAGAATGCAGGGAGCGCGAAGTAAACCGCATCACTGGTTAG
- a CDS encoding DUF6387 family protein, whose product MTKKMSKAEIVEALSKWFDVSRYDVLKDLTLEQIYAELERRIFAYKTRQQWETAGEDNQMLAIHHDALIRSGKVIREAKWLSDSHMLAHSYAVRPMTRTSLFNYGRAMYRLENNTPKDDVSVSSEYISEYLKQGGLNPANKMLIEIDLDEASSDDLAEHLKVLITQWQKHLKAPKPPEKDFRFGHKTFQKILDYKIIPLMDLIGWEQLYNQKIPYPVLAGLLHPDIRYARGSEQIKDTDYPLAYDFLNNDNYFKSLNDFFIKNMLIKSSNIIEVITMNDKPEDKKKTRDVR is encoded by the coding sequence ATGACCAAAAAGATGTCTAAAGCGGAGATCGTCGAAGCATTAAGCAAATGGTTTGATGTAAGTCGCTATGATGTGCTGAAAGACTTAACGCTAGAACAAATTTATGCTGAGCTGGAAAGACGGATTTTTGCTTATAAAACTCGGCAGCAATGGGAAACAGCAGGTGAAGATAACCAAATGCTGGCGATACACCATGATGCTCTGATCCGTTCTGGTAAGGTTATACGTGAGGCTAAATGGCTTTCTGACAGCCATATGCTGGCCCATAGTTATGCTGTCAGGCCAATGACAAGGACTTCGTTGTTTAACTATGGAAGGGCGATGTATCGTCTGGAAAACAACACGCCTAAAGATGATGTTTCGGTGAGTTCGGAATACATCTCTGAATACTTGAAGCAAGGCGGTTTGAATCCTGCTAACAAGATGCTGATTGAAATTGATTTGGATGAAGCCAGCAGTGATGATCTGGCTGAACATTTAAAAGTGCTGATCACTCAATGGCAGAAGCACCTGAAAGCACCTAAGCCCCCGGAAAAAGATTTCCGCTTTGGTCATAAAACATTCCAAAAGATACTCGATTACAAAATCATCCCTTTGATGGATCTTATCGGATGGGAACAACTCTACAATCAGAAGATCCCGTATCCTGTATTGGCTGGACTCCTGCACCCCGATATACGTTATGCCAGAGGCAGCGAGCAAATCAAAGACACTGATTACCCTCTAGCCTATGACTTCTTGAACAATGACAATTATTTCAAGTCGTTAAATGATTTCTTCATAAAAAACATGCTCATAAAGAGTTCGAATATTATTGAAGTCATCACTATGAATGACAAACCGGAAGACAAAAAGAAAACAAGGGATGTTCGCTAA
- a CDS encoding helix-turn-helix domain-containing protein → MNTNDTELLHLFETLTTEQKIDIARHLLQNKDIKSTTVISTEEDKAISFAQPYVFAFTSNFRVFSDLDISKNEFRVLTYILEYMEFGNLINLSQSSLCKALNIASGNMSNIFKKLKQKGILVEHHGHLYINSNIFAKGLSHQLDEKRKEHLSNARSLHAELEQYPENYTDYSKQERRNLALETETKEIYTDAFIFSKKKKNNAVPNAKNSIKIDKPRKVYKRTKENEAARKELADGTNLLKAVS, encoded by the coding sequence ATGAATACTAATGACACTGAACTACTTCACCTATTTGAAACATTAACCACAGAACAAAAGATTGATATCGCAAGACACTTACTGCAAAACAAGGATATAAAATCGACCACTGTTATTTCAACAGAAGAAGATAAAGCAATCTCATTTGCACAGCCTTATGTTTTTGCTTTCACGTCCAACTTTCGTGTTTTTTCTGATTTAGACATATCTAAGAATGAATTCCGTGTATTAACTTATATTTTAGAATATATGGAGTTCGGAAATCTTATCAATCTGTCTCAATCATCACTCTGCAAAGCATTGAATATCGCATCCGGTAATATGTCAAACATATTCAAAAAACTAAAACAGAAAGGAATACTCGTTGAGCATCATGGTCATCTATATATTAACTCGAACATTTTCGCCAAAGGTCTAAGTCATCAACTTGATGAGAAGCGTAAAGAGCATTTAAGTAATGCCAGAAGTCTTCATGCGGAGCTTGAACAATACCCAGAAAACTATACTGATTACTCAAAGCAAGAAAGACGAAACTTAGCGTTAGAAACAGAAACGAAAGAGATCTACACGGACGCATTTATTTTTAGTAAGAAGAAAAAGAATAATGCAGTTCCTAATGCTAAAAACAGTATCAAGATCGATAAACCACGAAAGGTATACAAACGAACGAAAGAAAATGAAGCGGCAAGAAAAGAATTAGCTGATGGCACAAATCTTTTGAAAGCAGTATCCTGA
- a CDS encoding DUF4756 family protein, with translation MRNVKLDNSDLLAYLDTIEKLKQQPSMDEYKEGYRKLRNEDAFEYEIKKYKSAHTELRRLDKKRKSLMVNFIDEINPISYSEAKKSVQSSGDFDKLYERRLYAKAIVEKSDDEIIALVVKQRTEAALDFQQSVEKNLEQLSDISFLVNGYAITNTKRRKMAV, from the coding sequence ATGAGAAATGTAAAATTAGACAACAGCGATTTATTAGCATATTTAGATACTATTGAAAAACTAAAACAACAACCATCAATGGATGAATATAAAGAAGGATATCGTAAACTGCGTAATGAAGACGCATTTGAATATGAAATTAAGAAATATAAATCTGCACATACAGAACTACGCAGGCTAGATAAAAAGAGAAAATCTCTAATGGTTAATTTTATCGATGAAATTAATCCTATAAGTTATTCAGAAGCTAAAAAATCTGTCCAATCATCAGGGGATTTTGATAAGCTTTATGAACGCAGGCTTTATGCGAAAGCGATTGTAGAAAAAAGTGATGATGAAATTATCGCTCTCGTGGTAAAGCAACGAACTGAAGCGGCACTTGATTTTCAGCAGTCTGTTGAGAAAAACCTTGAGCAACTTTCTGATATATCATTTTTAGTAAATGGATATGCGATAACGAATACAAAACGTAGGAAAATGGCTGTTTAA
- a CDS encoding membrane lipoprotein lipid attachment site-containing protein, which yields MKKILLVAGTALVLAGCGEKGDFEKAINAKISSSKVCYSLKDNDVVFNKGFPRRVNRGFRSAGYSASDEILKGLVGQGLLKVSQESDGFNSVDVLEVTDKGQEVEFWDRKDGACVGHRVVAEVKSWTEPSEGNGVKMTQVTYTWKLDGVPGWVDKKTFSGVKGMATPEETKTVLVKTNNGWSAQ from the coding sequence ATGAAGAAGATTTTGCTCGTTGCTGGCACGGCACTGGTTCTGGCGGGATGTGGTGAGAAAGGCGACTTTGAGAAGGCTATCAACGCAAAAATATCATCGTCCAAAGTGTGCTACTCACTCAAGGACAATGATGTTGTATTCAATAAAGGCTTCCCCAGACGGGTGAACCGTGGTTTCCGCTCTGCCGGATACAGTGCCAGTGATGAAATCCTTAAAGGACTTGTTGGACAGGGGCTGTTAAAGGTTTCGCAAGAATCTGACGGGTTTAACAGTGTTGATGTTCTGGAAGTTACCGATAAAGGTCAGGAAGTTGAGTTTTGGGATCGCAAAGACGGTGCCTGTGTGGGTCATCGTGTTGTCGCTGAGGTGAAAAGCTGGACCGAACCCAGCGAGGGTAATGGCGTTAAAATGACGCAAGTGACCTATACGTGGAAACTGGATGGTGTACCGGGCTGGGTGGATAAGAAAACCTTTTCTGGCGTCAAGGGGATGGCTACACCTGAAGAAACCAAAACTGTTCTGGTGAAAACCAATAACGGCTGGTCAGCACAGTAA
- a CDS encoding DUF736 domain-containing protein, whose amino-acid sequence MANIGTFTAQNNGFTGTVRTLTLNVKVKFVPRDKGGELAPDFLIQTIGGYDIGAAWQKISKAERPYLSVMLDDPSFPATLYARLIEEEDGKHQLIWSRSKPLA is encoded by the coding sequence ATGGCTAACATCGGCACCTTCACCGCACAAAACAACGGCTTCACTGGCACCGTCCGCACCCTGACCCTGAACGTGAAGGTCAAGTTTGTCCCCAGAGACAAAGGCGGCGAGCTTGCCCCTGACTTCCTCATTCAGACCATCGGTGGTTATGACATCGGCGCGGCATGGCAGAAAATCAGCAAGGCCGAACGGCCTTACCTGTCGGTGATGCTCGACGATCCTTCCTTCCCGGCAACCCTCTATGCTCGCCTGATAGAAGAAGAGGATGGCAAGCACCAGTTGATCTGGTCGCGCAGCAAACCATTGGCCTGA